tatcctctaatcacccctcatcattccaaatcatctaacttcccgaacggtcacccatcctcccactcccccagcctgagcacgcttaacttctgggttctattctccctcgctccaagtctgcatttgttgttttcctgacaatactaagatgtcaatcctattaaccttcaggaattttgcttgagcatgaagtgacacatttcatagtattattttgaaactattgttttcaaaaacaataattatttagtaacactaatatttcttgaataattagtttgaccatcgtttgaccacagtttgaccagatttgaccaaaattgaaataacagaaataattatttagtaacactaatattctaggataattagtttgaccattgtttgaccacagtttgcccactgtttgaattttttcgatttttttcactctagatcttaaaagccccgtaactttttttttctattaggtttttgaggattttgaaaatgtttaacggggttcccccggttaaattcggatgtaacttttcgagtagatgatttttcatataaaaaactttttcatgcgagttagtatgcaaaagttatgcccatctttacaaatttcagagagattttgcaaataaagtcaaaattcacatttgcaaattttcccatcaactagaccacatatcacatgggaaacttattttcttttatttttttgacatttccatcattttcttttttaaaactgaaaaggcgatcggggggggggggggggtagagtttgaaaatgggatctttagtaccggttcgtggcaggaaccgggactaaaggtcccattttcattagtcccggttcgtgcctcaaatcgagactaaaggtctaatctttagtcccggtttgaggcacgaaccgggaccaatggttgtgggccaggagcgaggcccattggtcccagttcatcccacaaaccgggaccaaaaggtccagatgaaccgggaccaatggcccacgtggcccggccggccccctgggctcacgaaccgggaccaatgcccccattggtcccggttctggactgaaccgggactactgggctgacccgacctggaccaaagccctgttttctactagtgtgctggCCAAAGGAGGTAGAACAGGTGGATGGGATGCCAAGAAAATAGTTTTAGTGAATCATCTTTATTTTTTCCTAATATATTTTTTGTAGTACATAAATGGAATGTGTGTCATTCCATTATTTTGGTCAACACAACATATTATTACACAAATAATCTCGCACATAAGAATTTAGATATATTCCCATATGCATGAGCATTTCTATATGTCTACATGTCCTTGATGCATCCACGTGGAATAGCTATCAGTTGTAGGTCAGAACTTCTACCTACAGTCATCCCGAATTTTTCGGACATATCCAATGATTCTGGACTTGCCCCATCTGGAAGCACCCAATCGAAGTGGTAGAGCAGGTTTGCCAAAGTGATCTCCAAGGTTGACGCGCCGAATAGCATACCAGGACATTGCCTTCGTCCAGCACCAAAGGGGGTGAATTCAAAGTGTGTCCCATTGTAATCTAAGTTGTTGTTCTCAAACCTCTCTGGCAAAAAGGCTTCAGGGTGTTTCCAGTACTTTGGATCCCTAGAAACTGCAAAGACATTAATTAATATAGTGGCGCCTTTAAGCAGCTCATAACCCATAATTTTACAATCCATTCTGGCCATGCGTGGGATTAGTGGAGCCGGTAGGTGCAACCTAAGAACCTCCTTAATGACCATTCGCATGTAGTGGAGGTTTCCAAGGTCACTATTTTTTATGATTGTTCGATCTTCACCTAATACTTTTCTTATCTCTAGTTGAGCCTTAAACATTGTTTTAGGATGACGAACGAGCTCTGACATAGCCCATTCCAAAATTGTTCCTGTGGTATCTGTGGCACCAGAAAATATATCCTGCCAATGAAAATTAAGGTACATTAAATTAGAAGGTATTATATATGTCGCACTTATAATGAAACAATTTGTGAAAAAAAATCTTTCATTTGATATAAATTGTATGTGGTATTTAGAAGTGAACTAATGGATTTTTTTACATACTTTGAAGCCTAAATCCCGTTACACATATTTTTTCAACATGTCAAGGAATTGAACGCAAGTAACTTCTCGAGGTATGATATCATGTGAGGCCATATGCCTCCCCTCTGTTTACACTTGACAGAAAAAGAGGTGAAAGATCACAATTACAAAATGAGACATTCAAGTTTATGAGGAATATGATTTCTGAGTGGTTTGATCAGGATGTTTCTTTATTCTTATAGAAAACATCACCACTTTATAGTCGACGTAGGCATCTCTATAGTGGCAAAAAGAATAGCAAACTTAATAAAGCAACATAGGTTATCTTCAAGATCTTTCACAAAATTCATAGCAGGGCATGATTTCCTCGATTGCTAATTATGTGATAAAACTTACAAAAACCCTTTTCATGCTAGAAAAATATTGAAGGGCTTATTAATCATGGGTTGCATCAAAATAGAATTGACAAGGGATTCTCAAAATTGATTTTGGCGAGACTTATGACAATGTAAAGTGAATGTTCGTTCCACAACCAATGTTCATGGAATCTTTCTCATTTATGTGATGTCACTTGAAGGAAAAATGTATGCAAGGTGGGTTCTTCGGCGTGAGAATCAATGATGATATAGAACATTACTTCCAAGAATAAAAAGATCTCCATAAGGGTTCTTTATTTTCATCAGTGTCGCTCAACATTGTGGCGGATATGATGGTTGTAATATTAAAAGAAAGAAGGATTAAGGACAAAGCCATGGTGTTTCACCCAGGTGGGTCATGATAGACCATATGTACTCATTATGAGGTTCATACCTTTGTATTGTTACTCCATGATAATGGATTGTCAAATATCATGGCGTCCGTATTATGAGTTTCTTTGAAAATACTTAATAGTAAAGATTATAATACATGCATACTTATCCTATTTGACACAATTTTAGTGTttcaattcaaattcatttgaatctTATTGAGTGTTACCACAGTTTCTCGGGGGTCATCAAATTTTCCTATAACCGGTGGATTACCAGAAATTCTGACCAGAAAGAAATAATCTTGACATATATGACATAGATAATGGTAACTAAATGGTTAATGATTTAAGTTTGTCGGGACAAAAGTAATCAATCTTTCCTATCTGGTGTCATATGTATGCATCTGCTACGAGTAGAAAAAGCTTGGCTTGTTAACAATACTCACAAATAAGACGGCGCATATGCTATCTGTGGTTAGAGGGAATGCCAACGAATCATCGTTCTGTAGCCTGAGCAGCACGTCCAGCAGGTCCTCGTCATCGGTGCTTGAGGCGCCACCAGCAGCAGCTCGCGCGGCCTTCCGCTCCTCGATCACGTCGGCGATGATGCGCTGCATGCGGCCGTAGCTCTTCTTCATGCGCCGCGCACCAAAGCTGAGCCACCGCGCCAACCGTGACGATGGGAAGAGGTCGACGAGGCAGAAGCCGCCCAGCAGAGTGAGCACCACGTCCAGCTCGCGGATGTACTCGTCCTGCTGCGTGAACCTGCCGCCGAACACCGCCCGGGACACGACGTTGTTGCTGAGCTCCATCATCTTCTCGCTGATGTTGATGCTGTCGCCGGCCGCCGCGGCGGTGGCGATGTCGGCCAGGAGGTTTCCCACCTCCTCTGGCCGGATGCTGTCCATGCGCCTGACCTGCATGGAGCTGAGCAGCTCCACGATGCAGACCTTGCGCATCTGGCGCCAGTGGTCGCCGTAGGGGGCGAAGATGATGCCCCTGCCGCCGCAGCCGGCGATGTCCTGTGTCGGCGTGCCCGGCCGGGTGGCGAACGTGAGGTCGTTGGTCTTCATCACCTGCGCCACCGCCTCGGCACTGGAGACCACCACGGCGTCGACCTCGCCTAGCTTGAGGTGCATCATTGGCCCATATCGGCGACACAGCTGAGTGATTTTCCGGTGTGGGACGAGGCTAACTACGTGGTGGAGGCTGCCGATGATCGGGAGAGTCCATGGCCCTGGAGGCAGTTGGTGCTTCTGTGGCTCTTTCTTGCCGCCGGCGAGCTTGAGAAGCCCAAGGGCAAGAGGCATGCCTAGTGCTATGAGACACAAGctgaaccacccctccatggcaGGCAGCTTGGCAAGTGCAGTGGTAGTGGCATTGACATCTTGGCAAGTGCAGTGGTAGTGGTATATATAAATTTATAAAAGCATGCATGTTCTTTTTCTGGTGATAGAGGAGCTTTCTTTCTCTGGCTGCTAAGTGAGTACAGTATCAAAGTTTGGGCCGTTTTCTCTTGTCTGGCTACTAAGATTGCAAATTGGTCTCACGATGGGGTTAGTACAAAAGGCAATAGAAGCATCAAACTCCACTTTCTACATTTCAAATCAGTTGAGTTCTAATTTATTTTTCCCAGTTAAATTTCTCTATAGAAAAGTTAATGAGCTAATACATACAACACAACCAAACTATATTTAATGATGCATTAATTTGGGATTATAAGTTTTGACTTATAACAAAAGCTGCAGGATTTTAAATAATTATCGTGAAGAAAGAGAGAGCGGCGTTTGGCTCGTGGGCTTAGATGAGCCaggtgtgaacagtaaattcattaTAAATAgtaaaacaaaatttaaaaaattcaaCTTTTTTGTGGTGAAAGATGCTTGAGTGCATGATGACcatgccaaatttgatgaaatttggaTATTCGAagagctctcaggaaaaacaaaaATCAGGCATGTGAGTAAGTTTGATATTCCACACTGTTCAGAAGCTGTTTTGTCCTTTTTGACATGGCTCCTCGAATGTTCAAACTAAACTTCACCAAATTTAGCACGGGCATCATGAAATCAAGCATCATGCACAAAAAATTCGGAAGCTATGTATGTGGTGATGCTTCTGCAATATTATTCTGATTTATATATAAATGTAAAGTGACGGTCGCAGTATTGGTCTGGTTTATGATTGCATCTTCCTTCAGAAAGCATACATGTTTTTTTTCCCGGATGTATCTTTTATTTAATACTAAAACATACATGCTCTTTTTCTGGCGGCTATGTGGCGAAGCTTCCGACAGCGAAGGTTTCTCTTTTCTGGCTGCTAACTGAGTATAAAAGTTTGGGCCGCTTTCTCTTTTTGTGGCTGCTAATTGAGTATGAAAGTTTGGGCTGCTAAGATTGCAAACTGGTCTCTCTGGGTTAGTGCAAAAGTCATTAGAAGCATCGAACTCCACTCTCTCCATTTCAAAGTAATTGAAGTTCTTGTCTTTTCCCTTGTTAAATTTCTCAGTAGAGAAATTAATGAGCTAATACATACAATACGACCAAAGAACATTTGATGATGATGGTAAATTATGACTGATGGCAAGGCTAGGAATTTAAATAATTTAGGCCGAAGAAAGATGTATAGAGGGTGTTTATTTtcagggacttattggtttagggacttaaaaaagtccctataagtcccatctaaaccaaacaggagggacttataagGACTTTAAGTGGGCATttgagacttatgaaataagactctcaaggagggacttatagggacttatagttgtaatatggtcctttagtccatgttaagtcccaggaaccaaacaggtagggactttttaggaACTTAAGACTTATAAATTGGGACTCAAAAAAGTCCTAGGACTCAAACTGTACACTATTTTTGTCACTAGAAATCTAGCCACCAATAAATTTTGTCATCAGCATTCTAGCCGCCAATAATTTAGTTCTGTACACCCATAAATCTCGACTAGTATATAGGTGCATACACTAGCCAGTTCATGAGTCTTCAGGTCCAGAGTTTCAACAGAACTTGGAGGTGGTCACATCACAATACTTGTACCGTGTCTCTATCCAAGCTGCACTTGCCAACAAGCTGCTTGCCATGGAGGGCTGGTTAAGTTTGTGTTTCATAGCTCTATGCACGCTTGTGGCCCTTTGGTTTCGCAAGCTCTCCGGGGGCAAGAGAAAGCCACAGCTTCCTCCCGGGCCATGGACTCTTCCCATCATCGGCAGCTTGCACCACGTCGCCAGCGTCCTCCCTCACCGCAGGATGATGGAGATGTCTCGCCGGCATGGGCCGCTGATGCATCTTATGCTCGGCGAGGTCCCCACGGTGATCGTCTCCAGCGCGGAGGCGGCGGCACTGGTGATGAAGACCAACGACCTCGCCTTCGCTGGCCGGCCTCACAGCGCGACGCTGGACATCTTCGGCTGCGGCGGTAGGGGCATCGTCTTCGCCCCCTATGGTGACCCATGGCGCCAGATGCGCAAGGTCTGCACCATGGAGCTCCTCAGCTCCAAGCAGGTGAGGCGTATGGACGGCATCAGGCCGGAGCAGGTGGGCAACCTGCTCCGCTACGTCGCCGCCGCAGCCTCCACGGGTGCCGCCGTCAACGTCAGCGAGAAGGTGATGGCGCTCAGCAACGACGTGGTGTCACGGGCGGTGTTCGGCGGCAAGTTCCCGCAGCAGGAGGAGTACCTCCGGGAGCTGGATGAGGCGTTCGTGCTGCTA
The window above is part of the Triticum aestivum cultivar Chinese Spring chromosome 2A, IWGSC CS RefSeq v2.1, whole genome shotgun sequence genome. Proteins encoded here:
- the LOC123184153 gene encoding desmethyl-deoxy-podophyllotoxin synthase, yielding MEGWFSLCLIALGMPLALGLLKLAGGKKEPQKHQLPPGPWTLPIIGSLHHVVSLVPHRKITQLCRRYGPMMHLKLGEVDAVVVSSAEAVAQVMKTNDLTFATRPGTPTQDIAGCGGRGIIFAPYGDHWRQMRKVCIVELLSSMQVRRMDSIRPEEVGNLLADIATAAAAGDSINISEKMMELSNNVVSRAVFGGRFTQQDEYIRELDVVLTLLGGFCLVDLFPSSRLARWLSFGARRMKKSYGRMQRIIADVIEERKAARAAAGGASSTDDEDLLDVLLRLQNDDSLAFPLTTDSICAVLFDIFSGATDTTGTILEWAMSELVRHPKTMFKAQLEIRKVLGEDRTIIKNSDLGNLHYMRMVIKEVLRLHLPAPLIPRMARMDCKIMGYELLKGATILINVFAVSRDPKYWKHPEAFLPERFENNNLDYNGTHFEFTPFGAGRRQCPGMLFGASTLEITLANLLYHFDWVLPDGASPESLDMSEKFGMTVGRSSDLQLIAIPRGCIKDM